TATGATAAAGACAAAATTATGAAACTTGGTACACTTTATCGTGATGAGTTTAGTGTTTCCAAGCTTGAAGATCTCAGTTACGAGCTTGACAACTATATTCTCTTTGTGAGAGAAGATAGTGATTTCTCTAATTTGAAAGGAATTCGAGATCTTTCAGAAACATTAGTTGAAACAAATCTGCACAAGACTTGGAGACTTGTTTATTTGCTTGTGAAGTTAAGCTTGATATTGCCTGTGGCTACTGCAACAGTAGAAAGAGCTTTTTCTTCaatgaaatacatcaaaaatgaCTTGCGAAGCAGAATTGGTGATCAATTTCTTAatgattgtttagtttgttaTATAGAAGATGAAGTATTTGAAAGTGTACCAAATGATGTGATCATTGATCGTTTTCAAAACATGACAAGTCGTCGGGGACAATTGTAATGGTGATatttactaaatatatgtatctcTTTTGCATGTTGATAGTGGTCATATGATTTGATTTAACCTGGCTCTTCAACAAATATTTTACTTTTTCGTGCTTTCACTATAACACTTGTACACCTGAAAAGTAAGGAAACAACTGAATAAAACTTAATGAGATTTATGCGTTTTAGAGAATATCTCAAACCACTTTATTTAAACTAAAGTATAGAATTATTTGCTTGTATCCAGTACTTAACTGTTTCAATGTCTACAGTATTGAAATGTAAATTTTTTGGGTATAGCGGGGTGAGGGAGTTTGAAAAGTATTTCTATGGTTTTGAGTGTAAGGTGGATTGttacttttaaaatttttgaatatCAATGTTCTTTGTTTGGTTAGGTTATTATTGTATGGTACCTTGAGGCCTGTCCTAAAATTTTAAATCTTGAACCCCTAAAGGCaaaatcctggattcgcctctgcatgtatgaataataataatgataaatttTATTATGATCCTAAACCTAAGTATTCCCTAAGCATATCATAGCCAACAGATCTAACCAAATTCACCAAGAATTCAAGTTTTAGAACTTTGGCTATTTATTTACTTTTAAGCTTGTGGGTGCGAATTGTTTACCATATATATAGGTAACATTAACGAGAGTGAGTTGGTTCTCTAAAAACTAACATATGAATGTTGGACAAACTATGAACATATCTTGTTAAAATATTTTTTCCTTCAATATGCAATTACCGAATTACAGTATCAGAATTTACCGTATCAAAGCTTGATTTATCGTACCTTAAAAGTTCAGTATTATATATCTACTTTCAATTACCGAATTAATGAAGTTGAACTTTAAAAATACCAAACTGAATACCGAATGTCCATCCCTAACTCCATCTATCCCAAAATACTTGTTAGTTGTTACGTTTCTCTTCTAGAGAATCAAAATTACTTGAactttgatcaatattttaaaaatatatttttcaccattttgatatgagaaaaattatAAGCTACAATATTTTTCACATAGCTTTTGAATATTCAAATttgaaaatattaaattaattttattcaatttAGTTTCAAAGACTAATCAAATTGCGGAAATTTGACATCAATTTTGGGTCAAAAGCTCAATTGAGACTTGGCCCGTATGGTTAGGCCCAAATAACTCTCCTGATTTAAAATCAAGGAGTGAACAAAACAGTTTTTGGGTTCGGTTGCAGAATTTAGGAAAAAgaagatggagcagaagaagaagaaggatgaTTCAAAAGCGATATTGTTGTCTGTGTCACCATTGAAAGCTCTTACTCTTCATCTGATATGTGGAATAGGGTTAGGTTTAGCTTTCTGGGTAACTCATCACATCTACTCCCTCGATCTCATCACACATCCATCACAAACTCTTCGTCTCATTTCGGTATATTTCTCGCCAATATAACTATCATCTGTTAATATTTGTATTCTTACATGTTCCTCATTTTGATTCTAGTTTAGTTTCTCAGGTATTTTTGGCTCCAGTACTGATTCTTCTTTACAGTCACCTTCGACACGATAGGAACCAATGCTCCGTAATCCTAACATCCTTGTTTTTAACTTCTTCTTATTTGAATTTGTCTTTTCTATTTATACAGTTTTGTTACTgtaattgatttgttttttttttttttttttgcttgtggTTTCACAGTATGTCAAAGCTGTAGGACGTGGCTTGCTGGCGATTCCTGCCGGTTAGTAATGTTTGTTATTGGTAACTATATTATTAATGTCATTTGTTTAGGATTCATATAGTAATATTTGTGAATTATCTTATTTCATGTATGTAGGAGCTGTAGTCAATGCAGTGGGAGCTACTATATTAGGAGCACCTGTTGGTTTCGAGTATGTTATCCTGTACATGTGTTTCTAGTCTTTTATGATGATACTGAAACATGAAGCCGTAGTTGAGGTTGGATGGAAAATAGTGCTGATCTATCATAGAACATTGATTATGAGTTATGACAATGTTCTTGTGTGATCATCTGAGGCCGATGTAGAATGTGAGTTATGGTTTCATCCGAACCTAGTAGCTTTGGCTCGGACCTTGTATATGTGTTGAAAATTCATTTAATAAGTATAAATAATTGATTTCAAACCCAGTAATGGATGAGCTGTGGTAAAATACTGAACTCAATCCCATAAATTACAAATCCTGGATCTGCCTTTGATGATCATAGACATGTTACAGGCTCTCTGTTTCACAAAAACGCCAGAGATTAATTTGAGTTTTTGTCTCTAATTACGTAGGAGTCATTTTGTGCTGTCCTGGCCAACCTCAACGGGGACTATATGTTAATACAAAATATAATGGTTTTCTCTTACTTTCTCTATATTATTGTATACTAACTAGTCGTTGATCCTTTCTTATCACAGGTATTTCCCCAAGACCTTTAGCTGGTCTCTTCTGATGTCACTATTCACTGTAAGTGTTAACAACTACGACTTGCTGTTTACTGCATGAAAAGATTGCTCTGTCTTATAGCTATCGGGAATATAACAACAGTTGTAGTTTAGTGGATTCATCTCATGCTTACAAGTAATCTGGTTGATGTATTTatggaaagaaaagaagaaaagaaaagaaaagtcagCACGGAAATCCTGCTTGCGTTCAGAAAGCTAAAGAAATGACAGGATACTTTGACCACTTAGTCACACGTTAATGTGATGTAGCATTGGTGTTTTTTCCTTGCTCATTTTTCCTCCTATGTTGGTTTAGatgttttctttttcaaaattattttctggGAGACATAAATTTATTAAATGTTGGTTTGGCAGTTTGTACCAGCGGCTTGTGTTTTTGGCTCATCATGGACTGATTGGCACCGTGTATTTGCTAGAACAAAGTAATTTCCATTTCCTCATCCATGGGCATTTAATATTCATATCTAAGAGCTATCCTAGAGCTCATTTAGTATGTTTTTTGTTGCAGGGCAAATGAGTCCACAGACTGCATGATCTGTCTACCAGCTCATGGAGCTGTTATTGGAGCGTGGTTTGGTGCTTGGCCAATGCCACTTGATTGGGAAAGCCCATGGCAGGTATGTTACCTGATTGTCAAGGACTCAAGGTTCACGATATAGAGATTGTAGTCCATTTCATGGTGCAGAGTTTTTGAATTTCAGATGCATTAATTGCATTCGCTACAGCTTCAGTAGTCAATCATACAATCTTTTGATAGTCTTGCAATAGAAAGACGTAGTTTAAAGTTTCTCAGCATGACCTTGTTTCTATTATATTCCCTTTTAACAAATTCTTCTCTGAATTCTTTTTAAGAAAAGTAGAGCCACCTCAACAAACCTTGCTCACCTTAATGACCTTTGCACATATAAAGTAGGATACCCAGTTCTGTAAGAAGGCAAAGCATCTGATATCATTCCTAATTATCTGCGGTGGTGTCAAGGAGTGTATATGAACCGAAGTCAATTAAAGTTGAAGCTCATTCGTTGCACATTATCTTTTTGGTGGCTTAATTTGCTGATTCGCTTGATAACATGAAGGTTCTATGAAGTTGTGACCTGTTCTTGTGTCATTCTTTTTGCGCTTCCTTGTAGAGGGTTTCCACCTCATCGTTGCCCAGATTAGTATCTCTCACCCTTATGTAAACACACACATCAGCGGGAAACCTCTTTTTGTTGCTCTGGACACTTCGAAGTGAAGCGTGTCTTCAAATGAGAGGTGTTGGGAATCTGTTAGATTATTTCTTTTGATGAAGAATCTGCTGGATGACATATTTGCTTAGTCTGTTTAAAAAGAAATCATCTAGAATCTGTTAGATGATTTCTTTTTAAACAGACTAAGCAAATATTTCATTTACCATAATGAAGTATATATTCTGCTATACCAGAATGAATGCAAAAGATAAAGTGATCAAAAGGAGAGAAGAAAAGAGGTTCTCGCTCTGTGGCCCCTTTGCGTCGGGGTAAGATCAGATTTCACTGCTATCTGCAAAACTTTTTGCTCGAGTAAGGGCACCACTTGAAGTCTGCTTTGTGAAGATCTACATATTCACGCTAAGATTATAATTTAACTAAAACAGTTTGTGTTATATCCTGATACAAGGAGTGTCCAAGTTATCCCATCTAAATTCATCTAATTTGCAGTCACGCTGTTtcaccttctggtgttatgcctTCTATTATGTTTTTGTCACTTGAGGATATACGTCCATTAATAGTTAggaaatttaatttttttcttgcTTGGAGGTATGCTTGAGCAAATTAAAATAAAACCTAGTAATTAACTATTTCAAAACATGAGTGCATCTTCCATCATAATCTCCATTATGTTTTCCTCCtcactcaatttttctttttaatcaaaTCTTGCATCTTTTATACGTGCCAGATGAATGGAAACTATAGCAGTTAAGGTGGAAAGTGAAAGAGGGAGAGCCAGTTTTATACCAAGAGTGTTTCACACATTTGTTTATATCTAGTTGCGTCTTTGTTCTAGTTATCTCTTGGTGATTTTCTATTACTGTCTTAGATGTGCCAACTAGTAGCTGGTGCATATTTCTTGTGTAGTTGTTTTGCTTAATTAATCTGCATTTATACCAGTTAAAAAGGCCACAGTTATTAGCGACTCACTGGTTCCGTTGGTGCTTGATTGCTAATTTCTTCATATGCATTTTCATTCCCTAGGTTTTAGAAGTGGGGGGAAGCGTCCTTTTTATAGTTTGGTTAGGAGAGTGTTTTAGTAAGTGGTTTATGCTCATTCTCATCCACGGACAATTGCTATTTGCATGTAGGAATGGCCTATTTGTGTGACTTATGGAGCTATAGCTGGTTACCTCATGGGGCTTGTGGCATCCTTGGGCTGCATATTCTTCCGTAACCATCAGCAGCATCTAAAAAGGGAATAGTATATGTCTTCTGAGAATTAGCCATGGAAGGCTTATGATGCTACAATAATAGTCTTGGGATGAAATTAGGCCTTTTTTATTTAGCTGCATAGAAATACGATATCCAATTTTTCTCTCTTCCTAAATTCACTAATCTTCTTTTTTTAGAGTATAGTTCATCTTTTCTAGGAGTAATTTCCTTGGCATATTGTGAAAAGACGTTCATCAGGAGATAATCAATTTCCTACAGAAGAAAATATTTGCAGGGTGGAGATGAGTACGCCGTCAATATTTCAAGTATTTTGCATTCCGTTAACTTTTGGGCATTATGGATTAGTAAATTCAACCTGCTGAAGGGGACTTGTAGTACACGTTCATTCTCTCTGGACATCGGAATACTTGCAACTTGCAACACTTATTAATGCTGAATATTCTTTTTTCTCTTCGCAATATTGCTTTTTACTATATCCATGCGCATTATTTGTGTCTTATTGCCATCTCTACGTGGACCTACAGAATTGGGACCTAATTTTTGTGGGGTCTTCGAATTATTCTTACCCTTTTCCCTGTGTTGAGGAGAAACATGTCTCTCACTGGTGGAGAAAAGAGTTCTGGCAGCCCAAGGGTATATACTTGTTTAAAATTTTTTAAACCCAAGGGTATAATTGCTTCCACTTGATAGTttaatttcaagttcaagaattctctagattCCTAACAATTCCCTATTTTCTTTATTTAAATGAATTCTTCCTTTCAAGTTTTTTTTAGTCTAACAACTACTTCCGGTTAAACCACTTGTCGAAAATAAAACCTCTGCAAATTTTACCCCTTAGAAAAAGCAAGATGTTATCTACCAAAGCATACTTTTGACAATCCACTCAACCCCCTCTTCCTTGGCAGCGAAGAATTGACAAACAGAAGGTAGGATAGACACGACTCAGGAGGGTTGTGACATGTCGCTGCTGACAATACATTATAACATTATAATGTTGTCCTGTTCTTGAATCTCACTTGTGCGGTGCCATGGATAATCAATTTTCTATGTGAACTGGGGCCGTGGCCAAAGACTTAAATGTCTTTGCCTTTGTCTTGTCTGCTTTTTTTCTTTCTACTTTTCCTTAGGATTGCTCTTTTTCCCCCCTTTAAAATTGTACACCATTAATTTGAAAGGGCAATCACAAAGTTAAAACACTATCCAACTTTAATTTGAGTGAAATATTGGCCCTTCTGCTAAGAACCAGTCGAAAACAGAATGTCAAGCTTAGCCATTAAAATTTAATTTATTCAACCAATTCATGTATTTAACAAATGGCGGATTGAGCCAAATAGTCTAGGGTGTATAAAATAAATCGACAAACCGCATCAAAtcgataaatcgagtcaaactgagaaaaaaaatccgactagtggtttggtttgacgttgaaaaaaaaaaaaggaccataattagtttggtttggttttaactataaaaagtcaaaccaaaccaatcaACTTGGCATTACATGTATtcactttttaaaatatttatttgtaatataatttataaatatttcttaaattttttcgtagttttttttaatttattattatattattcaagcttgaacttagaattttgaatgtcaataagttttatattctatggatgttagtaactcaaataaagttcaaaccaaaaccaactcaacactagtgctaacaaaagaaattcaatttagcACTAGGAATAACAATAATGtcggatatctattctttagttttgcataattgatttagagagtgaaaatacctaacttaattttttttctttgttatgtaattaatacttattagccgtacttattttagcatgatttagtatttttagattatggtcattttattTATGGCTTgaataattagcaatatttattttaactgattttattagcttttgttgaatattttaatacagtgtcatcactcttctcacattttgtattattttcttaagaaacaccttaattgtatagttgtatcttactaagactaaagaaatatttgaagtaaaagttatatgttttgtatcaagactattccgaaaaaaaaaccccaaaaacCCAAGTAACccaaggttgaaaaacccgaattttattggtttggtttggtgtataaatttaaaaactcgacgcaattagtttggtttggtgtttaaaaaattcgaaccaacccGATTCATGTACACCCCTATCAAATACGGATTAATTTGCCTTTTCCTCAGTTAGCTCATTTGAAAATTTGACTGAATTTAGATAACCCATATAGTCCAAATTGACTATTAACAAAACTTGAAAGGTTAATTTAGGTTTGGCTGGTTAGACATGAtcattgaaaaaaataaaaagaattttttttgttcttcgTTACATTTATtaattgaataaaataaattatagacaaacaaacaaacaagtgaaaaataattttaaattggATGAATTGCTCGCTCATCTTCATTTAAATAAATTTGAAAAGATTATAatcttttttttgtgtgtgtggaaTACCCTTCAAAAgcacttgtctttaatttttgccctcaaatttgaaatctttaataTTTGCCTTTCGCCTcaaaacccatgggttccaggttcgaatccccgctcagtcaaatatttttaaaaaaaatcgcaagacagaagtttgtagcaaagttaggcctattcgggcaaagttaAGGCAAACTTCTGcttgaataggcctaactttgcccGAAAAGTTAGCCTTAAGTCAAATCTCTGCCTAAATAGGCTTAATTTTGCAACAAATTTCtgtcttgtaattttttttttttaactgagttgAGGTTCGAACCgaaacctcggggtattaggcgaagggcaaaccaacaatttgaggggtaaaaattaaagagcagTGCCATTGAAGGggaatcgtgcaaatgacccattaTAATCGAACTTAATTATCTTATCAACCATTTAAATTCGCTTAATTGTCCATTAGAGACTCCTAAACGGCTCTAGCCCTAGGTGCAGCGCGTTCTAAGTACGCCATGTTAATATTCGaattttctaaaattccaaaactGCCCTCAAAAAAGTCGAAAAGCCCACAGATAAAACGAGCGACTCAAACAGTGACACCCGTCAAAAATGGCACGTGATGTAGGAAGTTGAAGCCACAAAGTAAAGCTTTCGCAGTCTACGTGTCATAGAGCAAAAAGAACAACTGGTCCCACACCGAACTCTTTAAAAACTCTTAGTATTAGAGCCCTTATAAGCGCCAAaaaaacacacacatatatacatacaacatTTCCCTACCATACCACCACCACCACTCTCTCCCTCTAAAACCCCCTTTGTTTCTCTCTCtaaattttttcattttttgaaaaaaaattgtcCGATCATAACTGGTACGAATTCTTCTAAACCCACGGGATAGTTCGTACAGATTTTAATCTTTATCTATGAGTTTAAATATCAACTTctcgaatatttttttttttttttgttttaatttttgataatgaaaaaaataaattggtcGGGATGATGGTGTAATTAATGTGGGGAGATTAGTGATCAATTTTGATGGTATAAACACAGTAATACTGTTTGGATTGTTAGAGTGTTTGTTATTTTTCCATTAAATGTGCACTTCCGTTATTGGATTCTTGTAATAATATCACAAAGAGGAATTTATTGGGTATCCGTTTTCCTCCATTTTCTAGGTTTTACTGTTGTTGAGTGCGGTAAAATGGCATTTAGGGCTTGTAACGCTCAAGAGTAGGCAATAGAGTGTTGTGCTTACTGGGTAGAAATTGTTCTGCTATCTCTCTGTATGTCGGTTTGATTTTCGTTGTTTTTAGTTTTTGTTATTTGGGCTTTTGATGATGTTCTGGTGCTTCTTGATTTGTATTTGTTTTTTTCCCTGGGGTGTGATCACATTTTGTCTAGTCTACTGCTCTAAGTTGTTAACCTTTAATTTCCATGATTGACATACCGAAAGCGTATATCTCAATTTGGAATAGCGATCACTCttgtgggtatgttgttgttgttgaatcaCGATCAATCAAACAAGTATATGAAGGGAGCCTTAATAGGTCTTGATTAATGAAAATGGAGCAAAGAATTTGGCTGTCTTTATTCTTTGGCTTCTCTTGATTATTTTGTGAATTGCATCCCCTTTTGCAGCCTTTCATATGGAAATGTGTGatttaatttgatttttttttgcctGTTCATCTTGTTTTAATGGTGTGGCAATCTGGTGAAAATGTGATTGTTCCTATCCTTATTAGCAGTGGAATCTAGAAGGTTAAAAGTTATTGTGGTTAAACTTGCTTTCCTTGAGAATTTCGTGATAGTGTCACCTATTTGTCTTTCAACTGTGATGTAACTGCATTACTTTGCTTTTGTTGAAGCTGTTTCATTTGGTTTATTGTTGAGCCAACTGGTAGCAAATGATTAGTTTTATCCTTTTGCAATGGAAGGAAATGACTCTTCTAAAATGGTCAGAACTCAGAATCATGATGTTCGCTTTCTATCTAAATACTCTATGTTCTTTGAAACCAAGGTGGATCACTCCCCCACCCAATGGTGTGTTTAACACTTTATAACTGGCTCATCTCTAGAATAGTTAGGAAGATTTTATTTTGTTCTATGTGCAATTACAACATCAGCTTCGGTCATTAAGAGACTGGAGGAGCACTTAAGTATAATTATACTATGCTTTTCTTTCTGTTGGTCATCTCCTCTAGTTTATGAAGTAGATATCTTTATGTGAATGGGAGTAGTCAAGCTTACCTTTTGATTTAATTGATCAGGATTAAGCTATTCAATGGGGCGTGATAAACCAGAGGACCTACCAGACCCTACTTCATTTCACGCTTTTGATGATCTTTCCCTCAGCATCCGACAAAGTGGAGCTGTTGATTATAACGGTGTTGTCCAAGGTGGGTTCAGTTCAGGGGCTAATGTCGCATCCTCCCCTTTCGTATCTCTGCCTGCCGTCCGTCCTCTTCCAGGAAATGTTAATAAGCTGAACAACTTTGAGATGGTCGATTTGAAGAATATCAATACCTTGCATCATCAACATCTTGAACCGAATTTGATGAATGTCAGAAATATTGCACCCAGCTTTCCCTCAGAAATGCCACATTGCATAGGAAATGGTGCAGAGATAAACCATTTGAATATGAATAACAACATGCCGGCCTCAGATAATCTCATGAATGAAGGTGTCTTGTTCAAGGGAATCCAGAATCCTGGGGCGAGCATGAATTTTATGCCTATGCAAAGCAGTGGAGCTGGATGTTTTGAAAAGGCTGGGAAAGCAAGAGGTATTAGTCAAAATAGCTTGCAGGCAAGTGGAAGTCCTTTTGACATTGGGTATAGCATGCAGAATACTAAAAGCATTGCCGGAATAGGAATTCATAATGATGCCAGGGTCAATCCTGTTCCTTTCCCTTCACCAGAGAACATTGATGGTAGTTTTCTGACCCTTGGAGTAGGAAGTAACATAGAGGATAGATCAAACCTTAAATTCAACAGCAAAGAGGTCAGGAGCAGACTGGAGGAATCTGTTTTGCCACAAAGTAACAATTCTCATGCCCAACAGATGAGAAGAAATTTCCCAAGTTTAATTAATGGTGGTCCTGGGGGTATTACAAATTTTCAGCGTGATAGTGGTGGTTTGCCAAATTCAGCCAGGAATTCGAGTGTTTCAACCTGCCCTTTAAACAATGATGAAATTGTGCTTCCTCCAGGCTCTAGAATCAGTGCACCTCCATTTATGTATGTAACACCAGATGCGCGACTCAACTCATCTAACACCAGAAATTTAGGTGCTGTTGGTAAAGCTGATCGAAGACTCTCTGAACCTGATCCTCTCAAGTATGCCCAAGGTGGTTTGCCTCCTCATCCATTGCCATTTAGCAGCAATTCAACTTTACCCCCTCATCTTCGATTTGGTAGAATGGAAGCAATTCAATCTGCTCAACCTGTTGGGGTAACAGCTCAACCAACTCTTATGCAGCAGAGCAACCTATACACAAACATTCCCAGGAATCAATCTTCCATGGTGTCTCCTATTCTCAGTCATGGCGGCGGCAGAGTGAGGCAAGACCATTTAGGTGTGTTTATGAACTTCTTTTTCTGTTTCCTGAATCTAACAGTTATCGATTTATCCATTTTGTACTTGAACACTAGCTTATACTGATTCTTATGATTGGATTTCTTGATCCTTTTTTTACCTAGTAGAATATGACCATTATTGAAGAGAACGACCTCTTCTTTCAAAGATGGTCACTTTTAATTTCAGCAAGGAGTTTTAGTGTATGTGCGTGGCTACTGAAATAACTGTTTTGTCAAAAATCAGAACTGATTTTTTCTGCTTACTGTATCAGAATTCCAATAATATTGCTGAGTCTAATAGGCTCAGCTTGTTACTTTTCTTGCCATATATGTTCTGAGTTGGCAACTTCCAGGATAGTCCTGGTAAATGTTtggaccctttttttttttgagaaggaaATGTTTGGACCCTTAATCAAACAAACATGACTATGAAGAGTCTATATACCTCATTTTAAAGAAAGTTTGCAAATGAATTTGACTTGACCGTCattatcaaaaaaagaaaatgaaattgaTTTGACTGATAACATTAGCTTCTTTGAATGGGAAAACACTCTCGTCTTCCAACGGAAGTTATAGTTCTTTTAAGTCGCATTTGCAGACATCTTGATAAATGAAGAGGAAATATCTTAGTGATGCAGTGTGAACAAAATGTTATGAGAAATGGGAACAGTGTGTAAAGAAATAAAGGATCTAGTGGAAGCTCTAGGAACAAGGCCATATTTCAAGTCTTATCAGTGTGTGGCCTGTGTTTGCATAGGTTGTTTGTGCCACATGAGGTGTTTGCTCCGTGAAATGATGCTGTCTTCTAACTTGTAAAATAATCGTCTTAAACAACTTTAGTGCTGAATGCCATCGAATATTTCTGGATTGAAATTATTCCGTGCCTAAAAGTGAAGTACGTGAATCTTCTCCAGAAGTAGATCCAGAACCTACACTGGCAGAATCTACAAGTGCGAGATTATTTTTTTAAGTCTCTTCAAGAAAGAGGTATAGGATGAGACTAGCATACAGGCACTGTTTGCCTTATATCTCCATAAAAGCTTATGTCATCTTTGGAACAGGGAAATGGGTGTGCAGAGGTTTTACCACTATACTAGAATAGTAGAATCTTCTTACAAAGTTGTTGAACTTTTAAAATGTGAGAATTATCTTAATTTGGGTTTGCATGTCCATGAA
The nucleotide sequence above comes from Lycium barbarum isolate Lr01 chromosome 3, ASM1917538v2, whole genome shotgun sequence. Encoded proteins:
- the LOC132633090 gene encoding uncharacterized protein LOC132633090 isoform X3 — encoded protein: MGRDKPEDLPDPTSFHAFDDLSLSIRQSGAVDYNGVVQGGFSSGANVASSPFVSLPAVRPLPGNVNKLNNFEMVDLKNINTLHHQHLEPNLMNVRNIAPSFPSEMPHCIGNGAEINHLNMNNNMPASDNLMNEGVLFKGIQNPGASMNFMPMQSSGAGCFEKAGKARGISQNSLQASGSPFDIGYSMQNTKSIAGIGIHNDARVNPVPFPSPENIDGSFLTLGVGSNIEDRSNLKFNSKEVRSRLEESVLPQSNNSHAQQMRRNFPSLINGGPGGITNFQRDSGGLPNSARNSSVSTCPLNNDEIVLPPGSRISAPPFMYVTPDARLNSSNTRNLGAVGKADRRLSEPDPLKYAQGGLPPHPLPFSSNSTLPPHLRFGRMEAIQSAQPVGVTAQPTLMQQSNLYTNIPRNQSSMVSPILSHGGGRVRQDHLGQQSFVNVPHPCGNNLFPEGVGAQIAGWSGIQPTPGNQFPKRLGVQLNDGAISQATREVVLPEMGSIQQIRRGNSYQSQDHGPKMHPTARLHPPLAMGRHQGGSPANYNVSGLPYHAEPKRADS
- the LOC132633090 gene encoding uncharacterized protein LOC132633090 isoform X2, with the translated sequence MGRDKPEDLPDPTSFHAFDDLSLSIRQSGAVDYNGVVQGGFSSGANVASSPFVSLPAVRPLPGNVNKLNNFEMVDLKNINTLHHQHLEPNLMNVRNIAPSFPSEMPHCIGNGAEINHLNMNNNMPASDNLMNEGVLFKGIQNPGASMNFMPMQSSGAGCFEKAGKARGISQNSLQASGSPFDIGYSMQNTKSIAGIGIHNDARVNPVPFPSPENIDGSFLTLGVGSNIEDRSNLKFNSKEVRSRLEESVLPQSNNSHAQQMRRNFPSLINGGPGGITNFQRDSGGLPNSARNSSVSTCPLNNDEIVLPPGSRISAPPFMYVTPDARLNSSNTRNLGAVGKADRRLSEPDPLKYAQGGLPPHPLPFSSNSTLPPHLRFGRMEAIQSAQPVGVTAQPTLMQQSNLYTNIPRNQSSMVSPILSHGGGRVRQDHLGQQSFVNVPHPCGNNLFPEGVGAQIAGWSGIQPTPGNQFPKRLGVQLNDGAISQATREVVLPEMGSIQQIRRGNSYQSQDHGPKMHPTARLHPPLAMGRHQGGSPANYNVSGLPYHAGQGVPISKVDVTPQASYIPGHTSLKRRAVGAPPTAPTCQRRRTLTQHNQQLIAHLRQNTNAPVPASSPSPRVKSQGSEESPQPIGEKCLLCKRDVAFNPEGPISRPAIPPAVAVLPCGHVFHDHCLQLITPKDQSENPPCIPCALGET
- the LOC132633089 gene encoding uncharacterized protein LOC132633089, yielding MEQKKKKDDSKAILLSVSPLKALTLHLICGIGLGLAFWVTHHIYSLDLITHPSQTLRLISVFLAPVLILLYSHLRHDRNQCSYVKAVGRGLLAIPAGAVVNAVGATILGAPVGFEYFPKTFSWSLLMSLFTFVPAACVFGSSWTDWHRVFARTKANESTDCMICLPAHGAVIGAWFGAWPMPLDWESPWQEWPICVTYGAIAGYLMGLVASLGCIFFRNHQQHLKRE
- the LOC132633090 gene encoding uncharacterized protein LOC132633090 isoform X1 gives rise to the protein MGRDKPEDLPDPTSFHAFDDLSLSIRQSGAVDYNGVVQGGFSSGANVASSPFVSLPAVRPLPGNVNKLNNFEMVDLKNINTLHHQHLEPNLMNVRNIAPSFPSEMPHCIGNGAEINHLNMNNNMPASDNLMNEGVLFKGIQNPGASMNFMPMQSSGAGCFEKAGKARGISQNSLQASGSPFDIGYSMQNTKSIAGIGIHNDARVNPVPFPSPENIDGSFLTLGVGSNIEDRSNLKFNSKEVRSRLEESVLPQSNNSHAQQMRRNFPSLINGGPGGITNFQRDSGGLPNSARNSSVSTCPLNNDEIVLPPGSRISAPPFMYVTPDARLNSSNTRNLGAVGKADRRLSEPDPLKYAQGGLPPHPLPFSSNSTLPPHLRFGRMEAIQSAQPVGVTAQPTLMQQSNLYTNIPRNQSSMVSPILSHGGGRVRQDHLGQQSFVNVPHPCGNNLFPEGVGAQIAGWSGIQPTPGNQFPKRLGVQLNDGAISQATREVVLPEMGSIQQIRRGNSYQSQDHGPKMHPTARLHPPLAMGRHQGGSPANYNVSGLPYHAGQGVPISKVDVTPQASYIPGHTSLKRRAVGAPPTAPTCQRRRTLTQHNQQLIAHLRQNTNAPVPASSPSPRVKSQAGSEESPQPIGEKCLLCKRDVAFNPEGPISRPAIPPAVAVLPCGHVFHDHCLQLITPKDQSENPPCIPCALGET
- the LOC132631494 gene encoding uncharacterized protein LOC132631494, with product MASLSPDNSFANYDKDKIMKLGTLYRDEFSVSKLEDLSYELDNYILFVREDSDFSNLKGIRDLSETLVETNLHKTWRLVYLLVKLSLILPVATATVERAFSSMKYIKNDLRSRIGDQFLNDCLVCYIEDEVFESVPNDVIIDRFQNMTSRRGQL